The region TCGCGGTGCCGTTGGCGGTGAAGCCCACGGTCACCGACCCGCCCGCCGGCAGGGACGGGGCGTGACTCGGAGCGGCGGCGGTGACCGTCGTGCCGGACTGCGTGACGGTGGCGTTCCACCCACTGCCCAGCGTCACCCCGGACGGCCAACTCCAGGTGACCGACCACGGGTTCACCGCGGCCGAGCCGGTGTTCTTCACGGTCAACTCGCCCTGGAAGCCGCCCTGCCAGGCGTTGACCTGCCGGTAGGTCGCCGTGCAGGCGCCGGTCGGCGGGTCGGTCGGCGGGTCCGTCGGCCCACCGGTCGTCGGCGGGGTGGTGCCGCCACCAGACGGTGCGATCAGGTACGGCTGGAGGATCGCCTGCTTGGTGGTGTTGACGTTCGTCCAGTCGTCCAGCGCGATGCCGCCGGTGTCACCCGAGTTGGGGTTCCACGACCAGTAGGTGAAGGACATCCCGGTCACCCCGGTCCCGGTGTACGCCATCAGGTTCTCCAGCCACACCCGGTCCTTCGGGTCGACCAGGGTGCTGCCGAACTCGCCCATCATGATCGGCGCGATGTTCTGCTTGTAGAGGTAACCCCAGTACCTGTCCCAGATCGCCGGCATGTTCGCCGGGTAGTCCGGCGCGTCGAACCAGCTCTGCCGGTACACCGACGTGGCGTACTCGTGCGGCGAGTAGACCAGCCGGTTCGCCACGTTCAGCCGTACCGGGAACTGACCGGCCTTGGACAGGTTGCCACCCCACCAACCGCAGTCCTCGTCGTTGCTCGGGTCGTTGTCCCACACGTTGGAGAGGCCACCGCTGGGGCAACTCACCCCCTCCACGAAGATCAACCAGTTGGGTTGGACGCCGAGGATGGCGTTGCCGGCCCGCTCGGCGGCGAGCCGCCAGTCCCGGGTGGTGTCACCACAGCCCCAGCACGCGCCGGTGGCCGCCGGGTTGGTGCCCTCGGCGTGCGGCTCGTTGTGCAGGTCCGCGCCGATCACCGTGGGGTTGCCCGCGTACCTCTGGGCGAGCATCTTCCAGTCGTTGATCCAGGTCGCCTCGGAGACCGTCGACGTGTACCACAAGGGCGACTGCCCGGCCGCCGTCGGCCGGTGCCGGTCCAGGATGATCCGCATCCCCTTGCTGCCGGCGTAGTCGATCACCTTGTCCAGGATCTGCAACGGCGACAACCCGACCAGGTCCGGGTTGACGAAGTCGTTGATCCCGCTGGCGGTCGCGCCCGCCTTCAGCGCATCGTTCGAGTACGGCACCCGCAACGTGTTGTAACCCAACCGCGCCATTGTGTCGAGCTGCCCCCGCCACGGGTTGTTCGACCACAGCCCGTGGAAGGTCTTGTTGTCGGTCTCCATGCCGAACCAGTTGATTCCGGTCAACCGGACCGTGGCACCGGTGCTGTCCACGATCTGGTTACCGTTGGTGTGCAGATAACCCGTACCGGTGCCAGCGGCCACGGCCGGGCTGCTACTGACGGCGGCGGCGAGGAAGACGCCGGCCGCGACGGTGGCGAGCGCGGTGAGCGCACCGCCGAAAGCCTTGGGACGGAACATGCGAGCTCCACTTCGGAGGCCAGCGTCGTCGGTCGGCGACGCCGGCGGGTGGCCGTCCGCACGTCACGCTCCCCCAGGGGTACGCGGACAGTGCGCGACGGCCCATGTCACGCGGACGTGTCACTCGCGGAAGCGCACCGGCGACCCCCGACGGCGGTAGTTCCGCCCTCGTCGCCCTCGTCCCGGTGTCCCTACCTGACTCCGTCGCTCATTCTGATCAGCCCAGGTCAATGCGTCAACCTGCGCCTGCCCGCGCTGCCCGCGCTGCCCGCGCTGCCCGCCTGCCCGCGCTGCCCGCGCTGCCCGCGCTGCCCGCGGCACGGTTACACCCCGCGTCGCCCCATGATCACGCTCGATCCTGGATGTAGTGGCCTCTCGAGCGGTCCGTACCCACTACATCCTGGATCGAGCACGACCGTGACGACCGCGAGGGCCGCAACCTCCACCCCGACGGCCGGGCACGGCAACCATCGTCAAGATCCGCGCAAGATCAGGGAAGTTGCTGTCTGCCGCGTGGTGTCGGAGGCAGCAACATCCGGGAAGTTGCTCGGATCTTGGCGCGGGGCGCGGGGCGCGGGGCGCGGGGCGCGGGGCGCGGGGTGCGGGGCGCGGGTGCGGGGCGCGGACACGCGGACACGCGGGAGCCCCCGGTCCCGCGCGGGACCGGGGGCTCCGGACGTCGTCAGCTCAGCCGGCCTGCTCGGCGAGCTGGAGGAACTGCCGCTTGGAGGCGAGGGCCTGCTCGGCCTCCTTGATCCGGCGGGCGTCCCCGGCGCTCTGCGCCCGGGCCAGCCGGTCCTCGGCCTCGGCCACCTGCGCCCGCATCTGGGCGAGCAGCGGGTTGTCCTCCTTGGTGGTGCGGCGCCACGCCGAGTCCATCACGTCGCGGACCTTGTCGTCGATGGCGCGCAGCCGGCGCTCCAGCCCGGCCGCTGCCTCCCGGGGGACGCGGCCGGCCTCGTGCCACTGTGCCTGGATCTCTCGCAGCTTGGCCTGGGCGCCCTTCGGGTCGGCGTCGATGTCCAACGCCTCGGCCTCGGCGAGCAGAGCCTGCTTGCGCTCCAGGTTGCCGCGCTGCTCGTTGTCCCGGGCGGAGAAGACCTCACTGCGCCGGCTGAAGAATGCGTCCTGTGCACCCCGGAACCGTTCCCACAGCTTCTGCTCGGCCTCCTTGGAGGCGCGCGGCGCGGCCTTCCACTGGGTCATCAGGTCCTTGAGCTGGTTGGCGGTGGCAGCCCAGTCGGTGGAGTCCTGGAGCTTCTCCGCCTGCAGGACCAACTCCTCCTTGGCGGTCTGCGCCTGCTTGCGCTGCGAGTCCAGGGAGGCGAAGTGGGCACCACGGCGGCGGGTGAAGCCGTCCCGGGCGGCGGCGAACCGCTTCCACAGCTCACCGTCGGCCTTCTTGTCGACCCCCCGGATGGTCTTCCACTCGTCGAGGATCTCCTTGAGCCGGTCCCCGGCGGTCTTCCAGCCGGTGGACTCGGCCGCGAGCTTCTCGGCCTCCTCGACCAGCGCGGTCTTGCGGGCCAGGGCCTCGCCGCGAGCGGCGTCCCGGGCGGCGCGGGCCTCGCCGGCCTTCTCCTCGGCGAGCGTCGCCAGCTTGTCCAGACGAGCGGTCAGGGCGTCGATGTCGCCGACCACGTTGGCCTCGGGCAGCGTGGTGCGGATCCGCCGGATCGTGCTCAACGAGTGCCCGGCATCCGCCGCACCCGACTTGAGTCGTGCTTCGGTCAGGTCCACCTCGGTGACCAGATCGGCGAAGCGGCGCGCGAAGTGTGCCAACCCTTCCTCCGGCGCACCCGCCTGCCAGGATCCGACCACCCGCTCGCCGTCGGTGGTCTTGACGTACACGGTGCCGTCCGCGTCCACCCGTCCGAAGGCAGTCCAGTCGCTCATGTGCCCATCCTCGTTCTCCCGGCGTCGAGGGAACGAACCCCCGTCGCCGCCACGGCGCAGCCAAGTTACTTCCGGCATTGTCACAGGTCTCACCCGGTCCGCGTCGAGCGCCTATCGCCGACCGTGACCATACGGTGTCCTAGGGGCCGAATGACCGGATCGGCGCGGAGACGCACCGGGGATTCCCGCTACGGTGAACGGGTGCCACTGGTCGCCGCCGCTGTCTGCCCGCATCCGCCCCTGCTCGTGCCCGAGGTTGCCGGCTCCGCGGCTGCGGAGTTGAACGACCTTCGGGCGGCCTGCGACACCGCGGTACGCCGGTTGCTGGCCGTCGGCGCGGACAGCGTGGTGCTGCTCGGTACCGGCCCGGTGACGGGTCCGATCCGCACTCCGGCTACCGGCTCCCTACAGCCCTGGGGTGTCGACCTGGACGTGCCGCTGGTCCCCGGCCAGCCCGACCGGGGTGCGGTGCTGCCGTTGAGCCTGACCATCGGCGCGTGGTTGCTGGCCCGCCACGAGGCGCCACCCCCGGCCAGCGCACCCCGGACCACCGCACCCCAGACCAACGTGCCGCCGGTGGCCGCCGTGCAGGTGGCCGCTGACGCGGGCCCGGCCGAGCTGGCGGCGCTCGCCGACGAGATCACCACTACGGGCGAGCGGGTGGCGTTGCTGGTGCTCGGGGACGGGTCGGCGTGTCGGGGAGAGAAATCACCCGGGTACGACGACCCGCGTGCCCTCCCGTACGACCAGCGGGTTGCGACGGCGCTGGCCGAGGCGGACCTGGACGTCCTGCTCGACCTGGACCCGGTGCTGTCGGCGGAGCTGAAGGCCGCCGGGCGCGCGCCCTGGCAGGTGCTGGCCGGCGCGGCCCGGGCGGCGGACGGCGGCTGGCGCGGCGAGCTGCTGCACGACGCGGCCCCCTACGGCGTCGCCTACTTCGTGGCGTCCTGGGAGCGGGTGTGACCAGCGGCGGAGTCGGCACTGTCGTCGCGGTGGTGGGCCCGACGGCGGCGGGCAAGTCGGCGCTGAGCATCGCGTTGGCGCACGCCCTGGACGGGGAGGTGGTCAACGCCGACTCGATGCAGCTCTACCGGGGCATGGACATCGGCACCGCCAAGCTGACAGTCGCCGAGCGGGACGGGGTGCCGCATCACCTGCTGGACATCTGGGAGGTCACCGAGCCGGCGAGCGTCGCGGAGTACCAGCGGCTGGCCCGCACGGCGGTGGACGACATCCTGTCCCGGGGGCGGGTGCCGCTGCTGGTCGGTGGGTCCGGGCTGTACGTGCGGGCGGTGCTGGAGCGTTTCGAGTTCCCCGGCACCGACGCGGCGCTGCGGGAGCGGCTGGAACGGGAGTTGGCCGAGGTGGGCCCGGCGCCGTTGTACGCGCGGCTGCGCGCCGCCGACCCGGTCGCCGCCGAGGGCATCCTGCCCGGCAACGGCCGCCGGATCGTGCGGGCCCTGGAGGTGATCGAGCTCACCGGAGCGCCGTTCACGGCCTCGCTGCCGCAGCCCACGCCGTACTACCCGTCGGTGCAGGTCGGCGTCGACCTGGACACCGGGCTGCTGGACGAGCGGATCGCGCTGCGGGTCGACCGGATGTGGGCCGACGGCCTGGTGCCGGAGACCCGTGAGCTGGTCGGGCGCGGGTTGCCGCAGGGGAGGACGGCGAGCCGGGCGCTCGGCTACCAGCAGGTGTTGCGGATGCTCGCCGGTGAGCTGACCGAGTCGCAGGCGCACGACGAGACGGTTCGGGCGACCCGGCGCTTCGTCCGCCGGCAGCGGTCCTGGTTCCGGCGGGACCCGCGGATCCACTGGCTGGACTCGACGGAGCCGGACCTGATCGGGGCCGCCCTGCGCCTGGTGCCGGCCGCTGCGCGATGATGGGTGCGTGGAGTTCACCAAGGGCCACGGCACCGGCAACGACTTCGTCCTCCTTCCCGACCCGGACGGTCAGTTCGACCTGACCCCGGAGCTGGTCGCGGCGCTCTGCGACCGGCGGCGGGGCATCGGCGCGGACGGCGTGCTGCGGGTGGTCCGCGCGGCCAAGCACCCGGACGGCGCGGGGCTGGCCGGCGAGGCCGAGTGGTTCATGGACTACTGGAACGCTGACGGTTCGTTCGCCGAGATGTGCGGCAACGGCGCCCGGGTCTTCGTGCGGTACCTGCTCGACACCGGCCTGGCGACGCCCGCCGGCGCGGCGCTGCCGGTGGCCACCCGGGCCGGCGTCGTGCGCGCGCTGGTCGAGGGCGACGCCGTGTCCGTCGAGATGCGCCGACCCCGGGTGTACGACGAGTCGGCCGCCACCCTCGGCGGACTGACCCTGACCGGTGCGGTGGTGGAGGTCGGCAACCCGCACTTGGTCTGTGTCCTGCCCGCCGGTGTGGAGTTGTCGGCGCTAGACCTGACCAGAGCTCCCGGGTTCGACCCGACGGTCTTCCCGAGCGGCGTGAACGTGGAGTTCATCGTGGCCGGCGACCCGGTCGACGGCACCGACGGGCACACGCTGATGCGGGTCTACGAGCGCGGCAGCGCCGAGACCCTGTCCTGCGGCACCGGCGCCTGCGCGGTGGGTGCGGTGGCCCTGCGCGACGCCGGCCGCGACACCGGCGTGGTGGCAGTGGACGTCCCCGGTGGCCGCCTCACGGTCACCGTGACGGCGGATTCCTGCTGGCTGTCCGGCCCGGCCGTCCTGGTGGCGACCGGCGAGGTCGACCCGGCCGCCCTGCTCCCCTAACACCCCACCCCCTGGGGGTGCGCCGCGCACCCCCAGGGGGTGCGCGGTGTTGACCATGAAGTAATTGCCACTCGCGTCGGCGTGTCGCGGCAATAACTTCATGATCGACCGAGCGGCGGGGGCCGGGGGGCCGGGGCCGGGGGGCGGAGGGGGCCGGGGGGCGGGGCGTTACGGGGTCGCGCTGGCGTTGGCCGCGATCTCCGGAAGGTCTGCCGGGCCGGGGTCGGCGGCCGGCCGCGGGCTCGGGTTGTTCGCGGCGGCGCGGACGGCGGCGGCGACCGCCGGGGCGACCCGGGAGTCGAAGACGCTCGGCACGATCACCGTCGGGTTGATCTTGTCTTCGCCCACCACGTCGGCGATGGCCTGGGCGGCCGCGATCGCCATCTCCTCGGTGAACTCCTCGGCGTGTGCGTCGAGCATGCCGCGGAACACCCCGGGGAAGGCGAGCACGTTGTTGATCTGGTTCGGCTGGTCCGAGCGACCGGTGGCGACCACCGCGGCGTGCTTGCGCGCCTCCCGCGGGTCGACCTCCGGGTCCGGGTTGGCGAGGGCGAAGACGATCGCGTCCTTCGCCATCTGGGCGATGTCGTCGCCGGTGAGCAGGTTCGGCGCGCTCACGCCGATGAACACGTCGGCACCCTGGATCGCACCCGGCAGGTCACCCGAGTAGTTCTCCTTGTTGGTGTTCTCCGCCAGCCACTGCCACGCCGAGTTGAGCCCGGTCAGCCCGCGGTGCAGGGCGCCCTGCCGGTCGTACGCGATGATGTCGCCGACGCCCTGACGCAGCAGCAGCTTCATGATCGCGGTCCCGGCCGCGCCGGCCCCGGAAACCACCACCCGGACGTCCGAGAGCTGCTTGCCCACCACGCGCAGCGCGTTGGTCAGCGCCGCCAGCACGCAGATCGCGGTGCCGTGCTGGTCGTCGTGGAAGACCGGGATGTCCAGCGCCTCGCGCAGCCGGGCCTCGATCTCGAAGCAGCGCGGCGCGGCGATGTCCTCCAGGTTGATCCCGCCGTAGGCCGGCGCGATGGCCTTGACGATCTGCACGATCTCGTCGGTGTCCTGGGTGTCCAGCACCACCGGCCAGGCATCCACCCCACCGAAGCGCTTGAACAGCGCCGCCTTGCCCTCCATCACCGGCAGCGACGCGGCCGGTCCCAGGTTGCCCAGGCCGAGCACCGCCGAGCCGTCACTGACCACCGCGACGGTGTTGCGCTTGATGGTCAGCCGCCGGGCGTCCGCCGGGTTCTCGGCGATCGCCATGCAGACCCGGGCCACCCCCGGGGTGTACGCCCGGGAGAGCTCGTCGCGGTTGCGCAGCGCGACCTTCGACGTGACCTCGATCTTGCCGCCCAGGTGCAGGAGAAAGGTCCGGTCCGACACCTTGCGCACGTCCACGCCGTCCAGCGCGGTCAGCGCGTCGACCACCTGGTCGGCGTGGCTGGCGTCGGCGGTGTCGCAGGTCAGGTCCACGATCACGTTGGTCGGGTCCGAGTCCACCACGTCCAACGCCGTGACGATCGCCCCGGCCTCGCCGACGGAGGTGGTGAGCCGCCCGATCGAGGAGGCGTCCGCGGTCACGGCGATCCGGATGGTGATCGAAAATCCGGCGCTCGGCAGTCGGGTGATGGCCACGGGATCCCTCCGTCACGGCTGTGCGGCCGGTCGGCCGCCGTCCGCATTTCTACCGGGTTGTCGAGTCCGACCAGCATTCGGCCCCTCTTTTGGCGACCTTCACCATGGGCATATAGCAGGTGCGTTCGGCGTTGTGTCATGTCAGGATTACGTTCTACTTATCAAAACGGACAGGAGAACCGCTTGCGAGACCAGGAGAGCTTCGTCGGAGTCGAGGACGAGCTCGACGACGTCACCACCGGCGAGATGGAGCTGTCGGAGCGGCAGTCCCTCCGACGCGTCCCGGGCCTGTCAACCGAGCTCACCGACGTCACCGAGGTGGAATACCGCCAGCTGCGGCTGGAGCGGGTCGTCCTGGTGGGCGTCTGGACCGAAGGCACGGTGACCGACGCGGAAAACTCGCTGACCGAGCTTGCCGCGCTGGCCGAGACCGCCGGCTCGCAGGTGCTCGAAGGGCTCATCCAGCGCCGTAGCCGACCCGACCCGGCCACCTACATCGGTCGCGGCAAGGTCGACGACCTCGGCGCGGTGGTGCTCTCCACCGGCGCCGACACGGTCATCTGCGACGGTGAGCTGTCCCCGTCGCAGCTGCGCAACCTGGAGCAGCGCACCAAGGTCAAGGTCGTCGACCGGACGGCGCTGATCCTGGACATCTTCGCCCAGCACGCCAAGAGCAAGGAAGGTAAGGCGCAGGTCGAGCTGGCCCAGCTCGAATACCTGCTGCCCCGGCTGCGTGGTTGGGGTGAGACGCTCTCCCGGCAGACCGGTGGTTCCGGCCGCGGTGGCGGCGCCGGTGGCGGTGTGGGTGTGCGTGGTCCCGGTGAGACCAAGCTGGAGACCGACCGGCGGCGCATCCGCCACCGCATCTCCCGACTGCGGCGCGAGATCAAGAGCATGCGGACGGTCCGTGTCACCAAGCGCGCCCGACGCACCCGCAACTCCGTCCCCGCCGTGGCCATCGCGGGTTACACCAACGCCGGCAAGTCCAGCCTGCTCAACCGGTTGACCGGGGCTGGTGTGCTGGTGGAGAACGCGCTGTTCGCGACGTTGGACCCGACCACCCGCAAGGCCACCGCCTCGGACGGACGGCTCTACACCCTCTCCGACACCGTCGGTTTCGTCCGGCACCTGCCGCACCAGATCGTCGAGGCGTTCCGCTCGACGCTGGAGGAGGTCGCGGAGGCAGACCTGTTGGTGCACGTCGTCGACGGCACCCATCCGGATCCGGAGGAGCAGGTCCGGGCGGTCCACGCGGTGCTCGCCGAGGTCAGCGCCGACCGGCTTCCCGAGCTGTTGGTGGTCAACAAGACCGACGCGGCCGACGAGGACACCCTGCTGCGGCTCAAGCGGCTCTGGCCGGACGCGATCTTCGTGTCCGCGCACTCCGGCCGGGGCATCGACGGGCTGCGCGCGGCCATCGAGGAGCGACTGCCGCGCCCCGCCGTGGAGGTCCGGGCCGTGCTTCCGTACGACCGGGGCGACCTGGTGGCACGGGTGCACCGCACGGGTGACGTGCTCAGCACGTCGCACCTGCCGGAGGGCACGCTGCTGCACGTCCGGGTCGGCGCGGAGTTGGCCGCGGAGCTGGCGCCCTACGAGGTCCAGCGCGAGAGTCAGGCGGCTGGCGTCCGGTCCTGAGCGGCCACGGCGTCATCCACCGGAAACGCGCGGCATGCGACACTGGCCGAATGCGCCGCGTTGTTTCCTCGGTCACGGTTGCCCTCGGCCTGCTCGGGGCAACCGTGGCGCTCAGCGGAGTCGCTGTGGCGGCTCCCGCTCCCGGGTCGCCCGCCGTCGCTCCGGGCCAGAAGCGGTGCACGATCGTGGACGAGCGCCTGCGGGAGCTGTCGGGACTGGTCGCGACCACGAGCGGCTACATCGTCATCAACGACGGCACCGAGAACGCGGCACGCAAGCGGATCTTCTTCCTCGACAGCAAGTGCAAGATCTCCAAGGAGCCGGTCCGCTACTCGGGGCAGGGCCCGGCCGACACCGAGGACCTCGCGCTCTCCAAGGACGGCAAGACCCTCTGGATCGCCGACATCGGTGACAACGCCGACTCGAAGACCCGCCGCACCCGCGTCGCGCTCTGGTCGATGCCGGCCAGCGGCGCCAAGCAGCCGACGTTGCACCGGTTGGCCTATCCCGAGGCGAAGCCGCACGACGCCGAGGCGTTGCTCATCGGCGACGACGGCAAGCCGCTGATCATCACGAAGGTGACCAGCGGCAAGGCCGAGATCTACACCCCGACGGCGGCGCTGAAGAGCGGCGACACCGAACCGGTGCCGATGCGCAAGGCCGGCGAGATCGCCCTGCCGAAGACGCAGACGGAGAACCCGCTCAACACGTTCGGCCGGATCGCCATCACCGGCGCGGCCCGGTCGCCGGACGGTTCCCGGGTGGTCCTGCGCACCTACGCGGACGCTTTCGAGTTCGACGTGAGCGGTGGTGACATCGTCGGCGCGCTCAGCACCGGCAAGCCCCGGGTAACGCCGTTGGCGGACCCGTTCGGCGAGGCCATCAGCTACACCCCGGACGGGAAGTCGTTCCTCACCGTCTCCGATGCCACCCGGTTCGGGGAGGACGATCCACTCGACATCCTCGCCTACACACCGTCCACCTCGACCGCTGTGCCACAGGCACCGGGCGGCGGGTCGGCTGCCAAGCCGGCCGCGTCGAAGTCCTGGACGGACGGGCTGAGCTTCGACGACATCACGTACCTGGTCGGCGCGGTCGGGTTGATCGGTCTGCTGCTGGTCGGCGCCGGCATCGTCGGCATCGTCCGGGCCCGTCGCCGACCGCCGGCTGCTGACGACTCGGACCCGTCGGACCCGGATGGTGAGCCGCTCGACCCGCGCGCGGGTCGTTCCGCCGACGGTTCGCGAGCGTCTGCCGACCGTAAGGGCGGCGTCTACGGTGGCGGCGCGGCGGCGGGCGGCGCGGTCTACGGCGGTGCCCCGGGCCGTGGCGGTGTCCCAGGTCGCGGCGGCGCGGCACCGGCAGGTGGTGCCGTGTACGGCGGTGCCCGCCCGGCAGCAGCCGACGGTGGCTACGGTGCGGCACGGTCGGACGGCGGCAACGGCGTCTACGGAGGCGGACGCACTCCGGCCGGTGCCGGCGGTCGTCCGCAGGGTGGTGGTGGTCGCCCCCAGGGCGCCGGTGGTGGTCGTCCGCAGGGTGCTGGCGCCGGCGGCCGCCCCCAGGGCACCGGTGGTCGCCCTCAGGGCACCGGAGGTCGTCCGCAGGGCGGGGGCGGTCGGCCTGGCGGCGGGGTGTACGGCGACGGCCAGCCCGGCGCCGGTCGCGCGGAACCGCCCCGGCGCGGCGGACCGGAGCCCGACCAGCGGGGGCAGCGGCCCGGCCGTCGGCGGGACGACGACGCACCTGTCGATCCGTACGGGCAGTATCCCGGGGGCGGTCGCGGCTATCGGGGCGATCGCTACTGAGGGCTGTAGGTGTGCCCACCCGCCCCTGGACGACGGCTGCGGGTGGGGCACCACGTGCGCCCCACCCGCCGATCGGTCAGATTCGGCGCAGCACCGCCACGACCCGGCCCATGATGGTGGCGTCGTCGCCGGGGATCGGGTCGAAGGCCGGGTTCTGTGGCATCAGCCAGACGTGCCCGTCGCGCCGTCGGTAGGTCTTCACTGTCGCCTCGCCGTCGAGCATGGCGGCCACGATCTCGCCGGAGTCGGCGGTCGGCTGTTGCCGGACGACGACCCAGTCGCCGTCGCAGATCGCCGCGTCGAGCATCGAGTCGCCCTTGACCTGGAGCATGAACACCTCGCCCTCGCCCACCAGCTCGCGTGGGAGCGGGAAGATGTCCTCCACGGCCTGCTCGGCGAGGATGGGACCACCGGCGGCGATCCGGCCGAGCATCGGCACGTACGCCGGGGTTGGCCGCTGTGCCCGGGACAACTCGTCGTCGATGGCCTCGCTGGGAGCGCGGACGTCGACTGCGCGCGGCCGGTTGGGGTCGCGGCGCAGGAAGCCCTTCTTCTCCAGCTCCTTGAGTTGGTAGGCGACGCTGGACGGCGACACCAGGCCGACGGCCTCGCCGATCTCGCGGACGCTCGGCGGGTAGCCGTGCCGCTCCACCCAGGTGCGGATGAACTCCAGGATGCGACGCTGGCGGGCGGTCAGGTCGATCGTCGCCGGGTCGGGGAAGGCGCTGACCACCGGCGTGACCTGGCGCACGGCGGGCTGACCCGTCCGGCTGCGCGCGGCGCTGCGACGTCGGGTGGCCGGCGGGCCCGCCTCGGTGATCTGCTGCGGGCTCTTCGGCCGGCTTGCCCGGTCCTCGGTCACGTCCGTCCTCCCTGGTCGGCGCTGGGTGCCTCGTCGGCTCGTGGTGCGTGCGGGGTGCCACGTTGTTCATGACCGTATAGGTGAGATCGGTCATTTTCAAACATCTGTACGACCTCTCACCGGCGTGTCGGGGTGAAAAACTGCTCTGGTCGTACGGATGTTCTGATAAATGGTACGTCAGGTAGCACTGGTGTTCGATCCTCGGCCGTTTTCCGGGTCGGTCTGGCCTGCTGGCCGGTAACTCGGGCGAGGGCTCGGCGTTGGGTCTTCGGGCGTGCTGATGGTGGCGGATGACCGGATGGTCCGTGACGCGCCGGACACGCCGGCCAACTTGACCCGGCTCCACCAGCGACATACGGTCGACCCCTAGATGTAGTAGTGACACGGGCGTAAGTTGCCTACAGGTTGGGTCCGACTACCGACCGCACTCCCGTAAGGTCGAGCACGGCGGGCGTCATCCGAGGGTGGCACCGTCGCGTCGAGCCGTGCCCGGGGTGCCCGGTGTGGGCGCAGTTGATCATTTATTGGAGGTGGGCGATGCGGTGTCCGTACTGCCGGCACGCTGACTCCCGGGTGGTCGACTCGCGGGAGGCCGACGACGGCCAACTCATTCGACGGAGGCGGTCCTGCCCGGAGTGCGGCAAGCGGTTCACCACCGTCGAGGAGGCGGTCCTCGCGGTCGTCAAGCGCAGCGGTGTGACCGAGCCGTTCAGTCGCACGAAGATCATCGGCGGGGTGCGCAAGGCGTGCCAGGGCCGGCCGGTCGACGACGACTCGCTCGCGCTGCTCGCGCAGCGGGTGGAGGAGACCGTCCGGGCCAAGGGGGCCGCCGAGATCCCCAGCCACGAGGTGGGCCTGGCGATCCTGGGCCCGCTGCGCGACCTGGACGAGATCGCCTACCTGCGGTTCGCCAGCGTCTACCGCTCCTTCGACTCGCTCGCCGACTTCGAGCGCGAGATCGAGACGTTGCGGGCCGCAGCGCGCGCCCGGGAGCAGAGCCGGGCCGATGCGGTCGAGGCCGCCGGCCGTACCAGCTGAGTCTTCACAGTTTTTCGAGAGATCAGGACGCGCGGTGGGGCACCGCGCAGACGAGGGGGGCGACGGCGTGACAACTAGCCGTTCACGGAACAAGGCAGGCGCAGGGCTGAAGATCGAGCGGGTGTGGACGACCGAGGGGGTCCACCCGTACGACGAGGTCAGCTGGGAGCGCCGCGACGTCGTGATGACGAACTGGCGGGACGGCTCGATCAACTTCGAGCAGCGGGGGGTCGAGTTCCCGCAGGCGTGGAGCGTCAACGCGGCCAACATCGTCACCACGAAGTACTTCCGGGGCGCGGTGGGGACCCCGGAGCGGGAGTGGTCGCTCAAGCAGTTGATCGACCGGGTGGTCACCACCTACCGCACGGCGGGTGAGGAGTACGGCTACTTCGCCAGCCCGGCGGACGCCGAGATCTTCGATCACGAGCTGACCTGGATGCTGCTGCACCAGGTGTTCAGCTTCAACTCGCCGGTCTGGTTCAACGTCGGCACCCCGTCGCCGCAGCAGGTCAGCGCCTGCTTCATCCTGGCCGTCGACGACTCGATGGACTCCATCCTGGACTGGTACAAGGAGGAGGGGCGGATCTTCCAGGGCGGCTCGGGGGCCGGGGTC is a window of Micromonospora sp. WMMD961 DNA encoding:
- the hflX gene encoding GTPase HflX yields the protein MRDQESFVGVEDELDDVTTGEMELSERQSLRRVPGLSTELTDVTEVEYRQLRLERVVLVGVWTEGTVTDAENSLTELAALAETAGSQVLEGLIQRRSRPDPATYIGRGKVDDLGAVVLSTGADTVICDGELSPSQLRNLEQRTKVKVVDRTALILDIFAQHAKSKEGKAQVELAQLEYLLPRLRGWGETLSRQTGGSGRGGGAGGGVGVRGPGETKLETDRRRIRHRISRLRREIKSMRTVRVTKRARRTRNSVPAVAIAGYTNAGKSSLLNRLTGAGVLVENALFATLDPTTRKATASDGRLYTLSDTVGFVRHLPHQIVEAFRSTLEEVAEADLLVHVVDGTHPDPEEQVRAVHAVLAEVSADRLPELLVVNKTDAADEDTLLRLKRLWPDAIFVSAHSGRGIDGLRAAIEERLPRPAVEVRAVLPYDRGDLVARVHRTGDVLSTSHLPEGTLLHVRVGAELAAELAPYEVQRESQAAGVRS
- the lexA gene encoding transcriptional repressor LexA → MTEDRASRPKSPQQITEAGPPATRRRSAARSRTGQPAVRQVTPVVSAFPDPATIDLTARQRRILEFIRTWVERHGYPPSVREIGEAVGLVSPSSVAYQLKELEKKGFLRRDPNRPRAVDVRAPSEAIDDELSRAQRPTPAYVPMLGRIAAGGPILAEQAVEDIFPLPRELVGEGEVFMLQVKGDSMLDAAICDGDWVVVRQQPTADSGEIVAAMLDGEATVKTYRRRDGHVWLMPQNPAFDPIPGDDATIMGRVVAVLRRI
- the nrdR gene encoding transcriptional regulator NrdR; protein product: MRCPYCRHADSRVVDSREADDGQLIRRRRSCPECGKRFTTVEEAVLAVVKRSGVTEPFSRTKIIGGVRKACQGRPVDDDSLALLAQRVEETVRAKGAAEIPSHEVGLAILGPLRDLDEIAYLRFASVYRSFDSLADFEREIETLRAAARAREQSRADAVEAAGRTS